The genomic segment ACGTTTTTTTCCGTGTATAGATAATAACCGCGGGCACGGCGGACATTTCCGTACCGCTTGCGGATTTCAGCATAAATATCAATCATCAGGGAACTATCATCGCATAACGGCAAAAAAACTACAAGAGAAAAACGCGCGGTTACGGTGAATATAAATGCTTGACATTTGATACATGCAATGCTAGCCTCAATAACAGATTGTTACATATAAGGGAACCTTTAACAACTAACCGAGCTTTTAGGGGCTCCCATAAGTACGGAGGAGATGTTTTATGAAATTAAACGGCATTCTTGGAGTTACGGTAAATGCGGCTATGAATAGACGGGTAAAAAAGGGCATAGCACTATTGTCTCTTTTGTTTATTTGCATTCCTTTTTGCGCTGCAGAAATTACTTTTTCTCCCGGTATAGGAGGAACTGTCCATACGGTACAGAGCTTTTTTGAAATACAAAATGCAGAAGATCCGGAACATTCGGTGGTGTCTGAAAAAGCTGTTACGTATACCATACCGGTTCCATCAAGCGGCTTGGACATACACTTTACCCATGAAAGCAGCGGTTTTACCCTGAGTGTTATCAATAATATAGGGTTCCCGATTACGCTCTTTAAAAAGGGCGGTTTTGGGAACGAGACTCAGCGTGTTATAGGCTTTATTCTTGATGAGCAAGTACTGTTCGGGTATACCTATGGCGTTAAGCAGCCGTTCAGCATTCATTTCGGTATCGGGCCGGGAGCTGCACTGGGACACTTTTGGACACTGCAGAATGTGCAGATTTCAGAAAATGTATATTATACCGTAACACCGATTGCACTACACCTTGGAGTACAGTATCTCTTTACACAGCACGTCGGCATCGCAATCGGCATACACGATATGCTCGGTGTCTCCGGTATTTTTCTCAGCGATAAAAGCTCAAATTCGTCTGCAGAAAAGCGTAAAGTTACCGGAACTGTTGGGCTGGGAAATACCTTTACACTCAGAATCGCCGCTACTCTAAGGTTTTAGTCACAAAAAAAGAATTCCGGCGGGATGTATATCGGTGATTTACCTCTTGCCTTTTTTTATACGATGTGGTATATTAAGAATCATTACTAATATCAAGGAGATACTTATGGACGAAAGAAATAACATGCCGCTCTTAGGCGATACATTTCCCACTTTGAAAGTTCAAACCACACAAGGCCCGATGACATTACCGGCAGACCTGAAAGGTTCGTGGTTTATCGTGTTCAGCCATCCTGCTGATTTCACTCCCGTATGCACAACCGAATTTGTCGGCTTTCAGGAACTGATGCCCGAATTTGAAAAACTCGGTGTAAAATTGGTCGGTCTTTCCGTCGATCAGGTATTCAGTCATATCAAATGGATTGAATGGATGAAGGACAAACTCAATGTGCAGATTACCTTTCCGGTTATCGCTGCAAACGATTCCATTGCAAATGCACTCGGACTGCTGCACCCCGGTAAGGGCACAAACACGGTTCGTGCGGTATTCATTGTCGATCCCGAAGGAACACTCCGGTTGGTACTGTATTATCCGCAGGAAATCGGCAGAAACATGGACGAAATTTTGCGTGCGGTAAAGGCATTGCAGATTTCCGACAAAGAAGATGTGGCATTGCCTGCTAACTGGCCGAATAACGGTTTGATTAAAGATCATGCAATTGTACCGCCGGCTTCTAATGTAAAAGATGCACAAAAGAGACTGAAGGAATACGAAGGCTTTGACTGGTGGTTCTGCCACAAGGCATTAAAGTAAACGATATTATAAAATAACAAAATTTACCTGCGGCTATCCGATAAAGCATAGCCGCAGGAGTTAAAAATATCTAAGGAAACCTTGCGTTTAGCGTCCTTGGCGCGCCAAGGTAAGGTTTGCCAGCTCTTTAGGTAAGTCGTTGCCGCTCAGTGTGAGTGTGTCATCGGTGCGGGTGTATTGGAGTTTCCACGATGCATTCATACTTTCGCGGGTTTCTTTTTTTGCTCCGTTTGTCCACGTTTCGGTTTCTTTATTTCTTACGGTAAAGGTGATTTCGGTATC from the Treponema vincentii F0403 genome contains:
- a CDS encoding peroxiredoxin → MDERNNMPLLGDTFPTLKVQTTQGPMTLPADLKGSWFIVFSHPADFTPVCTTEFVGFQELMPEFEKLGVKLVGLSVDQVFSHIKWIEWMKDKLNVQITFPVIAANDSIANALGLLHPGKGTNTVRAVFIVDPEGTLRLVLYYPQEIGRNMDEILRAVKALQISDKEDVALPANWPNNGLIKDHAIVPPASNVKDAQKRLKEYEGFDWWFCHKALK
- a CDS encoding DUF2715 domain-containing protein — translated: MKLNGILGVTVNAAMNRRVKKGIALLSLLFICIPFCAAEITFSPGIGGTVHTVQSFFEIQNAEDPEHSVVSEKAVTYTIPVPSSGLDIHFTHESSGFTLSVINNIGFPITLFKKGGFGNETQRVIGFILDEQVLFGYTYGVKQPFSIHFGIGPGAALGHFWTLQNVQISENVYYTVTPIALHLGVQYLFTQHVGIAIGIHDMLGVSGIFLSDKSSNSSAEKRKVTGTVGLGNTFTLRIAATLRF